One Ostrea edulis chromosome 2, xbOstEdul1.1, whole genome shotgun sequence genomic region harbors:
- the LOC125680828 gene encoding uncharacterized protein LOC125680828 codes for MAVTLTYRDYHNQAFSKFELKMMELDGLKNEANRHVGRLNSLKMRYMDWFYRSQQSFLDSIKLIHILGGDLLPHEINSIRNFKKLMRFSGQLPSNGTPRDGSKGKMIGFLLFWEELQMLKRENDTLHRKICDFCNSIRRLREPVLKEEIDRLHQRLNLFLSEDFDFTVISNDRQNLFTYRVALHDHRYHGLVSYIPFLLSIANKLCYWISKLHIECL; via the exons ATGGCTGTGACGTTGACTTATCGAGATTATCA CAACCAAGCCTTCAGCAAGTTTGAGCTGAAGATGATGGAACTGGATGGTCTGAAGAATGAAGCCAATAGACATGTCGGCCGCCTGAACTCGCTCAAAATGCGCTACATGGACTGGTTTTACCGGAGTCAGCAGTCTTTCCTAGACTCGATCAAACTGATTCACATTTTGGGAGGAGACCTGTTACCACACGAGATCAATAGCATCCGAAACTTCAAAAAACTCATGAGATTCTCTGGCCAGTTGCCAAGCAACGGAACACCGCGCGATGGGAGTAAAGGGAAAATGATTGGCTTCCTACTTTTCTGGGAAGAATTGCAAATGCTGAAACGCGAAAATGACACGTTGCACAGGAAGATCTGTGATTTTTGTAACAGTATTCGTAGATTAAGAGAACCTGTATTGAAGGAAGAAATTGACCGTCTGCATCAGCGGTTGAACCTGTTTCTGTCTGAAGACTTTGATTTCACCGTTATATCCAACGATCGACAGAACCTCTTCACTTACCGTGTTGCCTTACATGACCACAGGTACCACGGGCTCGTGTCCTACATCCCGTTCCTGCTCAGTATTGCCAATAAATTATGCTACTGGATCTCTAAACTTCACATAGAATGTTTGTAG